Part of the Fibrobacter sp. UWEL genome, GGCTTGCGCTCCTTGAATTCCCTGTCTTTCAAGATAGACTTTAGTCGCTTTATGGAGGCTGGCCTAAGAAGTGCTCATCTGGAAGGGGATACGAATTACTACGCCATGCCCTGGTTCATGGACGTTCGCGGCCTTTTTGTGAATGAACGCCTGTGGAAAGAACTGAACGTCAACGAATCCAACGTGGATTCTATTGGCAAGTTCATGGGAACGCTGCGAGCCATTGGAAAGAGCGACTTGAAGAACGTCGCTGGAAAGAAGGTGGCTCCCTTCGCATTCCCGTCCAAAGGGGACTGGTCTGGCGCTCAGCAGATGGCGCCTGTAATCTGGAACTTCGGGGGCGATTTCATCGTTCGTGATAGTGCAGGACTTCGTAGCGGCCTTCTGGATTCCAACTTCCTGAAGGGATTTGCTGTATACGCCGCCATCATGGGGGATGTGGATATGGCTCCCAACAGCCTGCAGGACAACTCTTCCCAAAATACAGATCGCTTTGTTCGTTCCGAACAGCTGATGGTGTACGGCACCTCCGAGCTGATTCGCTTGCTGGAATTTTTCCCGTCGGAAGGAGGCCTTCGTACCACGCCCATCGCAGAAGATGGCATTATGACTATCCCCTTCCCGATTGGTCCTGGTGGTAAGGCCGCTTTCGTGGGCGGTAGCCATCTGGCTCTTTCCAAAAGGGGCGATGCTCTCCGTCACGCCCAGGCGGAAAAACTTCTGGTGTATCTCCTCCGTGCGGATAACATGGATGCTTTCTCCCGCAAGATTGGCTTCCTTCCCGCAGACCAGGGCCTGGTCCGCATTTGGATGAAGGATATGCGCTATACCCAGCTGGTCAATAATCTGGAAAGGGGCAAGACCTTCCTGAACATTCCAGAATGGGGCGCCATCGAAGCTCTGATGAATAATCTTGCAGGTGACGTGGGGCGAGTGAACTTTAAGACCTTGGACGCAAAGAAACGCGCCATGGGAATTGCCAAGTTGCTGGTGGCTGCAGACAAGGCTGTGAACGATATCCTGAAGGCTCCTGTTGATTCCACTAAGAATCAGCCTTCCCTGGAAGAAATCGCAAAGCGTCTTTCGGATTTGCCGGCAGAAATCGAACCTACCAACTTGAACCTTAAGCCGTCTCCGGTATCTCATACTCGAGATCATGAGGTGTTTGTTGTTCGCTGCCTGATTGGTGTTGCCCTCCTGTTTATGTTGTGGAAACTACGTTCCCGCATCAAGAAAATTCGCAGGATTATGAAGCGTAAGAATAAATAGGGTGTTATGAAAAAGTTTTGGATGTGGATTGGCCTGTGTGCTTCGCTGTTTGTTCCTTCTTTTGCGAAGCTGAATGTATCTGATTTTCAAGCAATTGTGGATTCCATGGTTCCGGAGTCCCGCTTTGGACTTTCTGTTCGTTCCGTAAAGACCGGGGAAGAACTGGTCAATATTCGCGGCTACGAAAAGTTCACTCCTGCCAGCACCTTGAAAACCCTAACTACTGCGACGGCCATTCATTACCTGCCCTTGGATTATGAGCCCAAAACCTTTATCACCTTGGATGGTGTGCAGAATGGTAAAGTTTTTAATGGAGTCGTGAATGTTCGCGGTCAGGGTGATCCGAATTTCTCCGGCCGTTTCTATGCCAATCCTTTTCACATGCTCTATGCCATGGCGGATTCTATCAAGGCTCTGGGCATTGATTCCATTAAGGGAAACATCAACCTGGATTCCTCTTACTACAAGGGCCCTTGGAAATCCAATCCGGACAACTGGCGCAAGAATTTTTTTGACGCTTGGTATGGTGCCGAAATTGCCCCGCTCAATTTCAATGACAACTGCGGCTTGCTGAAGATTAAGCCCGGCAAGAAAGTGGGTGATCCCGCTATTGTAACGGTGGAACCGGACATCGGGTATACCGAGGTTCGCAACTTACTGAAGACCGCTCAGAAACCTAAGAAGCGCCGCCGTAAGCTGAAGTGGGAATATGCCCTGGATCCGGAACGTAACATCGTGACGGTAAGCGGTGACTTTGATATTGAAAGTGATTCTGCTCAGGTGGCATTCCCCATCCGTAATCCGGTGCTGTATTTTGATGCCGCCTTCAAGCAGGCCTTGAAGGATCGCGGTCTCACATTTGTTCCTGCTGAAATTCCTGAAGGTGCTGCGGATAGTGCTGCAAAAATGCAGAAGCGTTTCGTCTTCTCTGCCGCTCCGCTGTTGAGCATTCTGGATGAAATCAATCAGAAGAGCCAGAACTATCATGCAGAAACCCTCTTGCGCAATATGGGAGCGGAACTTGCAAATGATGGAAGTGTGGAAGGCGGCAAGACGCTGGAACAGAAATTCCTGGCAGAAGCAGGCATTAGCGGCGAAGACTTTGAGGTGTATGACGGCAGCGGCCTTTCCTTCAGAAACCGCCTGAAGCCCTCATCCGAAACCAAGCTGTTGGCCTTCATGGCAAGACACCCCAAGGGCGAATACTACATCCGTAGTTTTGCAAGCCCGGGTGTGGGCTCTGGCAGCTCCCGCATGAAGGAACTGAAGTATCCCTGGCTCACTCAGTTCAAGACCGGCTTTATTGGCGAAGTCCACGGACTTGCCGGTTACATCCAGACCATGGATGGAGATACCCTGACGGTGGCCATGTACTTGAATGAAACCAACAAGAATCCTGACGTCATCAGTAAGGACGTTCTGGACACTTTGTGGATGCGTCTCATTAATCAGACCAATGACAATTACGGTTCCCTGATGGAAATGAAGTCCATGTGGCAGGAAGCCCGCGGCATTGGTGATTTGCCGGCCCGTCTGGATTTCTTCTCCAGTAAATTGATTGGACGTCCGTATTTGCTTGGTCCTATGGGCGAAAGCTATCTGGGTAATATCGATAGCAAACCTCTGGTGTACATGGATTCTCTGGATTGCGTTACCTACGTGGAACACGCTCTGGCAATGGCTCTTGCTCCAAGCGCTGATTCTATTTTCAGCACCCACCAGAAAATTCGTTATTACGACGGCCAGATTGATTTCAGCTACCGCAAGCATTACCTCATTGCGGACTGGGTCGGCGCAGGTGATTTCGCCCGTGTGGTTGAAATGCCGGGAGATACCACTATTGTTCGTACCATGCAGAAGAACGCTTTCTTCAAGGCGAAGAACCTGAAGTATCTGGTAAATGGCGTTCCCGCAGAAGACCCCAAGGTGGACATCCGCTACTTGCCTTATGACAAGGCCGTGGAGCTCATGAGCAAGCCTTACGAAGGCCCTCTGCTTGTGTTGGGTGTTGCCTTCATTTCCAAGAAATCCATTATCGATGCCTACCACACTGGCTTTGTGGTTTTCATTCCAGGTGAACTTCCCCGAGTCCGTCACGCTTCTTCTTTAAAGAAACGTGTGGTGGAAATGAATATGGTGGATTATCTGAAATCCAGCAAGGGCAAACTTCCTGGAATTTCCCTCTTCGAATTTATTCAGAAATAAGGCCCCCGAGCAAAGCCGAGGGGCTAATCCCCGAAGTCAAAAGCCAGAATGGCTACAAGCTCGTGAGTATTACGGTCATCCCCGACTTGAGTATTGCCGTCATCCCCGACTTGATCGGGGATCTTGCTGTTTAAATCCGCTTCAAAAACGGTCCATGCGTCAGGCATCCAGCCGTATGCATTTGTGGTCAGCTCGTTTCCTATGGCGGTTTCCGCCTTCTCGATTTCTTCCCACTTGATTTTTCCTGCGGGAGCCCGATAGTAGCGTAACATGCCCAAGGCTTCCATCGATTCGGGATGGTCGTCCACCAGCTGGTAGACGCAATCCTTGTAGGATTCACCCTTCAGTCTAATCACTCGATAGAGACGCTTGTGACCTAGAAACTTTGCCAGATCCCCCTGGTGGACATCCACCTTGGAACCCGCCCCAAAGAAGATGGACAGCTCCCGAAAAATTTCGGAAGATTCATCCATTAAGGGAGAAAGTTTCTTGATGATGTCGGCGATATTTTCCATGGGGAGTCCCGTTCTATATGGATAAAAATAATAAAGTCCCGCTAATCAGCGGGACTCTATAATCGTATGAGATGTTATACTGGATTAGTCCTTGTATTCATCTGCTACACAGCGTACCGACATTCGGGTTTTGCGGGTGTAAGTATCGGACTGCAGATAGCGTAGAGTGAGCTTGTCAAAGCGCAGGTCTGCACGAATGGGGGTAAGGTAGTCTCGGCACTTGCCGCCGTCCATATAGTCGTATGTACAGACGAGTTCGTCAGCGACGATGAAAAGAGCAAATGTTCCCTTTTCGGTGCTTTTGTAACTGCCGTCTGTATACTTAATTGTTCCGCCGGAGTATGCGTTGAATCCGTATGCGTTGTTTCCGTTGCCACTGTATTTGCTTGTGTCGTTGGTGGTCGTGTCGATGCTCGTGACTACGTCTCTCCAACTGGATTGAGCCTTAAGGCCTGTTCCTGCGGTGGTGTCTGTAGCATTGGTGCCGATTACAAAATCATTTAGCATGTCCCAGTCCTTGAGGGAAGGAATATGCCAACCATCGGGGCAGATGCCCTGATGCGGTTCCTTGATCTTGTCCCCAACAACGGAATCAGCGTAATCGGCAGGGAAGTCCATGGCTGCAGTCCAGCTGTAGTAGGCGCCAAGAGCATCGCAGTTGGTGTCGTCGTTCTTGCCGTAGCAAGAAACTTCGCCCTTCAAGTTGGGATGTGCGACTGAGTCTGTGTAGTTCAGGTTTTGCGCCATCCACATCTGTTTGCCAATGCCGACTGTTGCGTATACTTGTTCGCCAATCTTCAACTCGCCTTTTTTCAGGTTGTCATAGTCGAATGTCCAACCGTTTTCTCCGTCACAGATATAGTTGGAGTACCCGAACGTTGTCGTCTCGCCGGCTTTGCTTTCGTCACATTCGTTGCTGTTTAGAACTTCTTCCACTTCTGTGACCACACGCCAAACGAGTTTACCCTTGGAATCGACGGTACAGGTATACTTGTCTTCGGTGGAACTAGCTTGAATAGAACCCCTGGTATCGTTGTTGCAAAGCCCATCTATG contains:
- a CDS encoding extracellular solute-binding protein, whose product is MTKFLSSVLLVLLVSFGLSFGGPTHSAVRSSDTLVIWAINNGAGAQGSLKSLMRNYQKETGVSVNIVILEWIDAFEKIQKALLDTTGMEDSPDVVQLGSTWVPYFASVGGLRSLNSLSFKIDFSRFMEAGLRSAHLEGDTNYYAMPWFMDVRGLFVNERLWKELNVNESNVDSIGKFMGTLRAIGKSDLKNVAGKKVAPFAFPSKGDWSGAQQMAPVIWNFGGDFIVRDSAGLRSGLLDSNFLKGFAVYAAIMGDVDMAPNSLQDNSSQNTDRFVRSEQLMVYGTSELIRLLEFFPSEGGLRTTPIAEDGIMTIPFPIGPGGKAAFVGGSHLALSKRGDALRHAQAEKLLVYLLRADNMDAFSRKIGFLPADQGLVRIWMKDMRYTQLVNNLERGKTFLNIPEWGAIEALMNNLAGDVGRVNFKTLDAKKRAMGIAKLLVAADKAVNDILKAPVDSTKNQPSLEEIAKRLSDLPAEIEPTNLNLKPSPVSHTRDHEVFVVRCLIGVALLFMLWKLRSRIKKIRRIMKRKNK
- the dacB gene encoding D-alanyl-D-alanine carboxypeptidase/D-alanyl-D-alanine-endopeptidase, with translation MKKFWMWIGLCASLFVPSFAKLNVSDFQAIVDSMVPESRFGLSVRSVKTGEELVNIRGYEKFTPASTLKTLTTATAIHYLPLDYEPKTFITLDGVQNGKVFNGVVNVRGQGDPNFSGRFYANPFHMLYAMADSIKALGIDSIKGNINLDSSYYKGPWKSNPDNWRKNFFDAWYGAEIAPLNFNDNCGLLKIKPGKKVGDPAIVTVEPDIGYTEVRNLLKTAQKPKKRRRKLKWEYALDPERNIVTVSGDFDIESDSAQVAFPIRNPVLYFDAAFKQALKDRGLTFVPAEIPEGAADSAAKMQKRFVFSAAPLLSILDEINQKSQNYHAETLLRNMGAELANDGSVEGGKTLEQKFLAEAGISGEDFEVYDGSGLSFRNRLKPSSETKLLAFMARHPKGEYYIRSFASPGVGSGSSRMKELKYPWLTQFKTGFIGEVHGLAGYIQTMDGDTLTVAMYLNETNKNPDVISKDVLDTLWMRLINQTNDNYGSLMEMKSMWQEARGIGDLPARLDFFSSKLIGRPYLLGPMGESYLGNIDSKPLVYMDSLDCVTYVEHALAMALAPSADSIFSTHQKIRYYDGQIDFSYRKHYLIADWVGAGDFARVVEMPGDTTIVRTMQKNAFFKAKNLKYLVNGVPAEDPKVDIRYLPYDKAVELMSKPYEGPLLVLGVAFISKKSIIDAYHTGFVVFIPGELPRVRHASSLKKRVVEMNMVDYLKSSKGKLPGISLFEFIQK
- a CDS encoding FISUMP domain-containing protein → MKFLDLKIIAPLTAAMMAALSACSSDSSSSEESEDLDPIVDSYADLPTCDEEESGSLYIVRDEMAAYRCRKGKWTYLSNYEIPETIRDTTIIHDTTQVNVHDTTLVNVHDTTLVNKKVYLCGEDEYDPKTQSCQDNVIIDGLCNNDTRGSIQASSTEDKYTCTVDSKGKLVWRVVTEVEEVLNSNECDESKAGETTTFGYSNYICDGENGWTFDYDNLKKGELKIGEQVYATVGIGKQMWMAQNLNYTDSVAHPNLKGEVSCYGKNDDTNCDALGAYYSWTAAMDFPADYADSVVGDKIKEPHQGICPDGWHIPSLKDWDMLNDFVIGTNATDTTAGTGLKAQSSWRDVVTSIDTTTNDTSKYSGNGNNAYGFNAYSGGTIKYTDGSYKSTEKGTFALFIVADELVCTYDYMDGGKCRDYLTPIRADLRFDKLTLRYLQSDTYTRKTRMSVRCVADEYKD